The window TTCCTTTCAAGTTGCCAATTCGCTCACGAGTCAATCACTATATGACCAATAAAACAGTTGTATGTGTGGATTCGGTATTGTTTTTATATACAATCTTGATAACTATGGTTCATAGAAAGTCAATATACAGAATAGTATGTTCCAGAATTCCGAGCATCAAAAGTATGGCTCCGGATCGTTCGCATCGAAGCAAGTTCGCTTTTAGCAGATGGTTTACTATTGCTGATGTCAGTAGTCAGATTGTAGCTGGGATCGGGTTATATCTTacaacaagaccaaagaaCTTGAGATCCTCATCGGGGAAGTGGTCAACGGCGTGAGTAACACCGGTACCCAAGAAGGTCTAAAAAAGGGTCAGTATTTATCTTTCTTTCACAATCCACTTCACATACCTCGAGCTTATCACCAAAGACCTCTCGCTTGTAGGGGCTGCGAGGGAAGTTGTTGGTAGTAGACTTGGGGGTAGCAGAGTAGCCAAAGACACCGGTCCACTGCTTGATTTCCTCGTAGTAGTTCTGGACGTTGAGAGTGGGGTCGGCAGTTCCGTGGTAGATCTGCATCTTGGGGCGAGGGCCGTTGTAGCCAGGGTacatgttcttgacaacGTTGGCCCACTGCTGCTGAGTGTAGCGGGACTGGCCCTGAGAGCAGGTCGAGTTCCAAGCAGCGGCTTGGTTAGCCTGGCTCATGAAGCAGCCAGCGGGGACACCAGCGTAGACAATGGCAGCGGCGAAGATGTCGGGGTAGGTAGCGGCCATGACGTTCTGATGTTGTTAGTTTATGTCTTATAGTTGTGTTTCAGTGTCACTCACAGTCATCATAGCACCGGAAGAGTCACCAGTGACAAAGACTCTCTTGGAGTCACCACTGTAGTTCTTGAGAACATGCTTGACCATGTTGGCAACAGAGGTGCTGCAACCACCACCCTCGTGGGTCAAGGTCATCTTGGAGGAGACATCCCAGCAGTTACCAGGAGTGTAAGGAGTCTGAGGGTAGATGACAATGAAGCCGTACTTCTCAGCATTGGAAGCCCACTTGTTGCTCTGGTAGTAAGCCTGAGCAGTACCGGTACAATAGTGAAGACCGACGACCACAGCAGGGTTCGCCTTCAGGTTCTTGGGGACGTAGAGGAACATGCGAGTTCCTGTGGGGTTGTTGCCATAGCCGGTGACTTCCTTGAGGGTGGATCGGGGGACAAGTTCGGCACCGAAGACGGTGCTGATGAGGGTGAAGACCCAGACGCTGAGGATGGATGATAGCTTCATGTTGTAAGCCAGGAACGAAGGTAAGAATGACGTGCCAAGAGAATAGTAGAGAGAGGCGAGACGAGATGGTCTTATTTATTCTAGAATCCATAGCCTATGTAACGAAACGAGCAAAGACATGGGTCTTGTCTGTCGGGTGACTTTGCTCCAAGAAGTGCGGACCTGTATCCTCCGCTGCCGTGCTTCCCACGGTACTCAAAGTCTGAAACTGGGCATAGATCTAAGTCCCTGTCTTTGGATTCCGGGGCAGGCATGTCCATCTCCACACAATTCCatgagttgttgttgcagcATCGGTGTAAGGGTACCAATCCGGCTATTTTGTCATATGCCGGGGGGTACTTTTGGCTGCAGTCCCCGCGAAATAGGATGCAACatgatttctttttcgagAACGACCCATCTCCTCATTCGATCAGAGGGTAAAATGGTGATTTTAACCAGGTGTAATAACCGATCGTGGGATGTTTCAGTGGGGATAGAGCGGACTTGAAACCTCGCGCCTTTCCAGATTTGGtgtcgagatggaaatcCCGGTTAAATTGACGCTGTAAATGTATTCCACCAATAGAAAGGATGTTTATGCCAAGATCCTTAAAACATCCTTTTTATTACCTGGTTTAATTGCCACCATAAACCCGTTCCTGAGGTGGTTTCTGTCCCTCTTCATGAGCCCAAGGAGTCAGTACTCATTTATACTCTTCCGTGTAGGCTAGAAGCTTCATCACGTCCTACAATGAATCCTCTAAGACTGAAAAGCTCATGTCGTCTCTGCGATAGCTATCACTCATTGTTGAAGTTCTGGACCATTATTTCTGAAGCATAGTACCCATGAGGCTGGCCTTAACAGCGCTATGACAAGTGAGCAGTCAGCTGTGCTACTGCCGTGTAAGTGGTGGGTGGCTATTGGCCCGGAGTTTCAGGCCAAAGCTTTGGCCGGTATCCCATATGTTCTGTTGAGTCTCGCCATAAATACTACAGGACTAGAAGTCTTGACAATCGATAACAGTCGCTCATGAGTATCACATAAAGTGTCTTCCTTGCCGTTTGTTCCGGTATATTACTTGTATGCGCTGGATGAAGTCTGCATTGAGTAACATTTATACGTCTGGAGTCAGCTGGATCAATCATAATGACTCCATATCTTTCGGTAAACAGTGCCAATAAGCACTTCGTATTAGCTTGCCATATTTTACTATTGGAGTTTATCGATTTACTGTCATTTACATGTTTCACCACTGCTAGAATTTCTTCCAGGAGTCAGGTGTAGTAATCAGCGCTATTCTAAATGAGACGTTCTTAGTCAATATAAGAGGACAGAGTGAATGTCTATACACCTTAGCAAGAACCACATCTTCAAAGAACTCACATCAAACTGGATCATATTCTCTACTTTCCATCAATACTTATCATTCACCTAGACCTGCGTCAATATGGGCACATCCTTCGTATTTACCATACTATAACCTCAACCTGACGCTTTGTACCATTCATTCCGGTGTATCCGCGGCCCATGGCGTCTAGACTGAAccacccaccaccaccttggAATTTAGCTACGTTTTGAAGCCCCTCAACGGCTCGAGTTTGTTATGGAGGAGGATAGAATTTGCTCTCATGACATTTGACATAGCGGAAACTCTCATGGTCGCAAGATCATCCATCTGTGCAGATAATGTTTCGGCAATCGCAATGATGATCGACACTCTCAATATCCCCCACAAAAAATCGTTGGTTCTTTCTATTGACCTCAAAGGCGAAAACCTAAAGAAAGAAGACGTGAGATCAGTTATTTTCATCGACAGCGGTAGTAACGATTGCTTAAACGTCCTTGTCATTTCCATTCTTGGACATCGATGCTCTGTCTTAATGGGTGCAATGGCCTCATCCTTGAGGACGTATTTGAGGATCGCAATCGTCTCTTCGCAGTTATCAATGAGCAAGACCTACTGCATATGCATTTTGAAGTTTATAAAATGTCTTTGTCACGAGTGGCTTACCGAACGAGTTCCAAATCGTTTCGTTGAATCCTTTGCACACAAGGCATACATACCGACATGTATTTCAAGACCAAAACGATAGTTGCTCCCATTGATGGCAGTAGATAGTCAACAACTCATGAACCACGTTCCGAAGCAACTATATATACTCTACTTCAAATCCATATTGGCCAACCCGCCAAGCCGGCAGTTCAACCTCCGTGTCTACTATTACATATCGATCCACGGTAATTCTACTCCGAGGTTCCATTTCCCCTTCCAGAAGCCGGGTTTCATCCCTATTAAGGATTAAAACCCGCCCCGGGATAATTGTCAACGAGCTGATGCGCCACGCGCTAATTCGAGGGAAATTGACAATCCCTGTTTACGATCACACACTACTCGGCGAATTAGCACTTGCGCAGATACCAATGCTACTTAAGAAGACGCATTTCTCCAACCCAGAAAATGGGAAGGCCTCCTAGACTAGCTGCCCATCGCGAACTAAGCTCGAGATGGCGACCCTTACACGCCTTTTGGTTTTCCTGTCCTATCTCTCAGTTTCTCTCGCTTTGCAATTCCGTGGCGTTGACTGGTCTTCTGCCGCTGTCGAGGAACAAAAGGGTATCAAATACACCAACAGCGCCGGCACGGCTCAGCCACTGGAACAGATCCTCGCTGCAAATGGCGTCAATTCTGTCCGTCAGCGCGTCTGGGTAAACCCTTCCAATGGCGAATACAACCTCgactacaacatcaagcttgccaagcgTGCAAAGGCTGCGGGCATGAGTGTTTACCTGACGCTGCACTTTAGCGACACCTGGG is drawn from Fusarium graminearum PH-1 chromosome 3, whole genome shotgun sequence and contains these coding sequences:
- a CDS encoding acetylxylan esterase 1 precursor, coding for MKLSSILSVWVFTLISTVFGAELVPRSTLKEVTGYGNNPTGTRMFLYVPKNLKANPAVVVGLHYCTGTAQAYYQSNKWASNAEKYGFIVIYPQTPYTPGNCWDVSSKMTLTHEGGGCSTSVANMVKHVLKNYSGDSKRVFVTGDSSGAMMTNVMAATYPDIFAAAIVYAGVPAGCFMSQANQAAAWNSTCSQGQSRYTQQQWANVVKNMYPGYNGPRPKMQIYHGTADPTLNVQNYYEEIKQWTGVFGYSATPKSTTNNFPRSPYKREVFGDKLETFLGTGVTHAVDHFPDEDLKFFGLVVRYNPIPATI